From a region of the Pectobacterium aquaticum genome:
- a CDS encoding Hcp family type VI secretion system effector, whose protein sequence is MSNLIYLSVTGEKQGLISAGCSSLDSIGNKYQSAHENEIFVYELVNNISREENISMLPVEIRKPIDKATPLFAQAINDKEKLECIFSFYRTAQSGGNELYFKMKLRDALISNIRFFYPNSLTHNEVQPQESVSFKFASIEWEHVIARTSAYMLWQNVAY, encoded by the coding sequence ATGTCCAATCTTATTTATCTTAGCGTTACCGGGGAAAAACAGGGACTGATATCAGCAGGATGTTCATCTCTGGACTCTATTGGCAATAAGTATCAATCGGCACATGAGAATGAAATTTTTGTTTATGAGTTGGTGAACAACATTAGTCGGGAAGAGAATATTTCCATGCTTCCTGTAGAAATCCGAAAGCCAATTGATAAAGCCACGCCATTGTTCGCTCAGGCAATTAATGATAAGGAAAAGCTGGAGTGCATTTTTTCGTTCTACCGAACGGCGCAGTCTGGTGGAAATGAACTTTATTTTAAGATGAAGCTTCGGGATGCACTTATCAGCAACATTCGCTTTTTCTACCCTAATTCACTGACACATAATGAAGTTCAGCCACAGGAAAGCGTATCATTCAAGTTTGCTTCTATTGAATGGGAGCATGTTATTGCAAGAACAAGCGCTTACATGCTTTGGCAGAATGTAGCCTACTAA
- the cbl gene encoding HTH-type transcriptional regulator Cbl: MNFQQLKIIRESARCNYNLTEVANTLFTSQSGVSRHIRELEEELGIEIFIRRGKRLLGMTEPGKELLVVAERILNDASNIRRLANVFTNNDTGQLVIATTHTQARYSLPPVIKAFRSLYPQVRLVLNQGTPDEIVAMLHSGEADIGIASEQLINAPSLAAFSYYRWHHSVIVPEHHPLTQEPVITLEMLNAEPLITYRQGITGRSRLDRAFQAVGMSPDITLSAQDSDVIKTYVELGLGVGIVADMSFDPMRDKGLVRLNAEHLFEANTVWLGLKKGQLQRNYAWKFIQLCNTEMSLDDIKDKVFSANDEAVIDYQI, encoded by the coding sequence GTGAACTTTCAGCAACTGAAGATTATTCGTGAATCAGCACGGTGCAATTACAACCTGACCGAGGTGGCGAATACGCTGTTTACCTCCCAATCCGGCGTAAGTCGCCACATCCGCGAGCTAGAAGAAGAGTTGGGGATTGAAATCTTCATCCGTCGCGGCAAACGCCTGTTAGGCATGACCGAACCGGGAAAAGAGCTGCTGGTGGTGGCAGAGCGCATTCTGAATGACGCCAGCAATATCCGGCGGCTGGCGAATGTCTTCACCAATAACGACACCGGTCAGTTGGTGATCGCGACCACGCATACGCAGGCGCGTTACAGCCTGCCGCCGGTGATTAAAGCCTTCCGCTCGCTGTATCCGCAGGTGCGTCTGGTGCTGAATCAGGGCACGCCGGATGAAATCGTGGCGATGCTCCATTCCGGTGAGGCCGATATCGGCATTGCCAGTGAGCAGTTGATTAACGCTCCCTCGCTGGCGGCGTTTTCCTACTATCGCTGGCACCATTCGGTGATTGTGCCGGAGCACCATCCGCTGACGCAGGAACCGGTTATTACGCTGGAGATGCTGAATGCGGAGCCGCTGATTACCTATCGTCAGGGAATTACCGGTCGCTCGCGCCTGGATCGCGCGTTTCAGGCTGTGGGCATGTCACCGGATATTACGCTGAGCGCGCAGGATTCGGATGTGATTAAAACCTATGTCGAACTGGGGCTCGGGGTGGGGATTGTGGCCGATATGTCATTCGATCCGATGCGAGACAAAGGTCTGGTACGGTTGAATGCCGAGCATTTGTTTGAAGCGAACACGGTCTGGCTGGGGTTAAAAAAGGGTCAGTTACAACGTAACTATGCCTGGAAATTTATTCAGCTGTGTAATACAGAAATGTCGCTGGATGACATTAAAGATAAGGTGTTCTCGGCTAACGATGAAGCGGTGATTGATTACCAAATCTGA
- a CDS encoding AraC family transcriptional regulator translates to MQGVPEQFTDERDYAQFRHLPALPGIELYHAHICRYAFEPHTHEAFGIGTIDDGAERFRYRGAKHIAPVDSLVLMNPDELHTGESATEDGWRYRMIYIPPDVLENVSGEKGWWFTDVVRHDPATARQLAMTLAALWQTTDPLASESLLLSLIALFRPHAHIAQRQRIEPLHRFDVVKDYLRENFAHTITLKELAALVSLSPYHFLRQFKAQFHVTPHQMLMAIRLYEAKQMLTRGMAAAHVAVAVGLTDQAHLTRTFAQRYGVTPIRYQKQVYPVRR, encoded by the coding sequence ATGCAGGGTGTACCGGAACAGTTTACCGATGAGAGAGACTATGCCCAGTTCCGGCACTTACCGGCGCTGCCCGGCATTGAGCTTTATCACGCGCACATCTGCCGTTATGCCTTTGAGCCGCACACGCATGAAGCGTTTGGCATCGGCACCATCGATGACGGTGCGGAGCGATTCCGCTATCGTGGTGCCAAGCATATTGCGCCTGTCGATTCGTTAGTGTTGATGAACCCTGATGAGCTACATACGGGGGAATCCGCGACGGAAGACGGCTGGCGCTATCGCATGATCTACATTCCACCCGATGTGTTGGAGAACGTCTCCGGCGAGAAAGGCTGGTGGTTTACCGACGTCGTGCGCCACGATCCGGCAACCGCACGCCAGTTGGCGATGACGCTGGCCGCGCTGTGGCAGACGACCGACCCATTGGCAAGTGAGAGCCTGCTGCTGTCGCTGATTGCGCTTTTCCGGCCTCACGCGCACATTGCCCAACGCCAGAGGATTGAACCGCTGCACCGCTTTGATGTGGTGAAGGATTACTTACGGGAAAACTTCGCCCACACGATTACCTTGAAAGAGCTGGCGGCGCTGGTTTCCCTCAGCCCGTATCATTTCCTGCGCCAGTTCAAAGCGCAGTTTCATGTCACGCCGCACCAGATGCTGATGGCAATCCGACTGTATGAGGCTAAACAGATGCTGACACGCGGTATGGCGGCCGCCCATGTCGCCGTCGCCGTCGGGTTAACCGATCAGGCGCATCTGACTCGCACCTTTGCCCAGCGCTATGGCGTCACGCCCATTCGCTACCAAAAGCAGGTGTATCCAGTTCGCCGCTAA
- a CDS encoding DMT family transporter gives MLIGVLFALAAGLMWGLIFVGPVLVPDYSAALQSTGRYLAFGLIALPLAWLDRRRLRQLTRRDWLEATKLTIIGNLLYYFLLASAIQRTGAPISTMIIGTLPVVISVTANVLYSKHDGRVAWRRLLPSLLLIAAGLVCVNMAELKGTTVEFDLWRYASGIVMAFLAVVCWTWYPLRNARWLRDHKGNTPTTWATAQGLVTLPLALVGYIVVCGHLALTDSTFTQPFGPRPEVFIPLMLAIGLFCSWIGTLFWNEASQRLPTVLVGPLIVFETLAGLAYAFIIRQSWPPLLTLCGIICLIVGVIYAMRVKPEPVIVEVQVPISRTE, from the coding sequence ATGCTGATTGGTGTTTTATTTGCGCTTGCCGCTGGGCTGATGTGGGGGCTGATTTTCGTTGGGCCAGTGCTCGTACCGGACTACTCTGCGGCCTTGCAGTCCACCGGACGCTATCTGGCTTTTGGATTGATTGCCTTACCGCTGGCGTGGCTCGATCGCCGTCGTCTGCGCCAGTTAACCCGCCGCGACTGGCTGGAAGCCACGAAGCTCACGATTATCGGCAACCTGCTGTATTACTTCCTGCTCGCCAGCGCCATCCAGCGTACCGGTGCGCCGATCTCGACGATGATTATCGGCACCCTGCCCGTGGTGATTTCTGTCACCGCGAATGTGTTGTATAGCAAGCACGATGGCCGCGTAGCCTGGCGTCGGCTGCTGCCTTCGCTGCTGCTGATTGCGGCGGGGTTGGTTTGCGTCAATATGGCGGAACTGAAAGGAACCACCGTCGAATTCGATTTATGGCGTTATGCCAGTGGGATTGTGATGGCGTTTCTCGCCGTGGTTTGCTGGACCTGGTATCCACTGCGCAACGCCCGCTGGCTGCGCGACCACAAAGGCAATACGCCGACCACCTGGGCCACGGCGCAAGGGCTGGTCACGCTACCGCTGGCGTTGGTGGGGTATATCGTGGTGTGCGGCCATCTGGCGCTAACGGATAGCACCTTTACGCAGCCGTTCGGCCCACGGCCTGAGGTTTTCATCCCGCTGATGCTGGCGATTGGGCTGTTTTGTTCGTGGATCGGTACGCTGTTCTGGAACGAAGCCAGCCAGCGTCTGCCGACGGTGCTGGTGGGGCCACTAATTGTGTTTGAAACGCTGGCGGGGCTGGCCTATGCCTTCATCATCCGGCAATCCTGGCCGCCGCTGTTGACGCTCTGCGGCATCATCTGCCTGATTGTCGGGGTGATCTACGCCATGCGGGTGAAACCGGAACCTGTGATTGTGGAAGTTCAGGTGCCGATTTCACGGACTGAGTGA
- a CDS encoding TlpA family protein disulfide reductase, translating into MKWRNAITALCLLGAAALSGCKEEQVGVGAQAPALAAYDLSGQQVDLSRWQGKSVYLNFWSSGCGGCMIEMGALEKLSQEYGDKVVVVAVNTDPDGVDVTSMLAHHKVTYPVVRDQLGITKERYQVSGTPTSFIIDANGKVTDQHQGARDEAQLTALFQKLASRT; encoded by the coding sequence ATGAAATGGCGTAACGCGATTACCGCGCTGTGTCTGCTGGGCGCAGCGGCACTGAGCGGCTGTAAGGAAGAACAGGTTGGCGTCGGGGCGCAGGCACCGGCGCTGGCGGCCTACGATCTGTCAGGGCAGCAGGTGGATCTATCACGCTGGCAGGGGAAAAGCGTGTACCTGAATTTCTGGTCGTCGGGCTGTGGTGGCTGCATGATCGAAATGGGCGCGCTGGAGAAACTGAGTCAGGAATATGGCGATAAAGTGGTGGTGGTGGCGGTTAACACCGATCCTGACGGCGTCGATGTCACCTCAATGCTGGCGCACCATAAGGTGACCTATCCGGTGGTGCGCGATCAGTTAGGCATTACCAAAGAGCGCTATCAGGTCAGCGGCACGCCAACTTCATTTATTATTGATGCGAACGGCAAGGTGACCGATCAGCATCAGGGTGCAAGGGATGAAGCGCAACTGACCGCACTGTTTCAGAAGCTGGCAAGCCGGACATAA
- a CDS encoding ABC transporter ATP-binding protein — translation MSVEVNVQERAQAAEAVIETRQLYKRFGQVTALENINIRIARGEFVAIMGASGSGKTTLMNILTCLDTVSEGQVLLDGVDAAGLDEEGRRQFRADKIGLVFQQFHLIPFLTALENVMLAQHYHSVVDEAAAQRVLEQVGLAHRVDHLPSQLSGGEQQRVCIARALVNEPPVIFADEPTGNLDEENEQRVLDLLKDLHRQGRTIVMVTHNPELGRFADRIIRLQHGKYFGEEVNHHEMA, via the coding sequence ATGTCTGTAGAGGTGAACGTGCAGGAAAGGGCGCAGGCCGCGGAAGCGGTGATTGAAACTCGCCAGCTCTATAAACGCTTTGGTCAGGTTACCGCGCTGGAGAACATCAATATCCGTATCGCGCGCGGCGAGTTTGTCGCCATCATGGGCGCGTCCGGTTCGGGTAAAACCACGCTGATGAATATTCTCACCTGTCTGGATACGGTGAGTGAAGGGCAGGTATTGCTGGACGGCGTCGATGCCGCTGGGCTGGATGAAGAAGGGCGACGCCAGTTCCGTGCCGATAAGATCGGGCTGGTATTCCAGCAGTTCCACCTGATTCCGTTTTTGACCGCGCTGGAAAACGTAATGCTGGCGCAGCACTACCATAGCGTGGTGGATGAAGCGGCGGCGCAACGCGTGCTGGAACAGGTTGGGCTGGCGCATCGCGTCGATCACTTACCGAGCCAGCTTTCCGGCGGTGAGCAGCAGCGCGTGTGTATTGCCCGTGCGTTGGTGAATGAGCCTCCGGTGATTTTCGCCGATGAACCGACGGGGAATCTGGATGAAGAGAATGAACAGCGGGTGCTGGATCTGCTGAAAGATCTGCATCGGCAGGGGCGTACCATTGTGATGGTGACGCACAATCCTGAATTAGGTCGGTTTGCTGACCGCATTATCCGCCTGCAACACGGCAAGTATTTTGGTGAAGAGGTGAATCATCATGAAATGGCGTAA
- a CDS encoding ABC transporter permease has product MGANSWMNSMFWRLVFRALRLRMQRVSVVFAALTVGAAIVTAMSAVYFDINAKMSQELRTFGANFYIGPARGNTIPQSTFQPIIDNAPAGLINASSPYLYGMARTELEKVVLMGVWFESLRQLAPYWQVTGNWIGVSFDDRNAMIGVKLAERLNVKVGDSITLVGDGGKQRLQIKGIVESGDATDNMLIVNLDLAQKWLDKEGAISNALLSVSNDLGQVDRFAAQLQQQYPQLEIRPILKVSASEGQVLNKIKGLMGLVSAVILVLSSLCVNTTLMAIVGERAREFALQKALGASGRDIIRQMLAETGIIALAAVVCGSLLGYLLAQVLGMAVFNATISLRLPVFPLTLVLSLLVAAVAAVVPTRRAIYVEPAKVLKGE; this is encoded by the coding sequence ATGGGCGCTAATAGCTGGATGAACAGCATGTTCTGGCGGCTGGTGTTTCGCGCACTGCGACTGCGTATGCAGCGCGTCAGCGTAGTGTTCGCCGCGCTGACGGTGGGAGCGGCGATTGTGACGGCGATGTCCGCCGTCTATTTCGATATCAACGCCAAGATGAGTCAGGAACTGCGCACCTTCGGTGCGAATTTTTACATCGGGCCAGCGCGGGGCAATACGATTCCACAAAGCACGTTTCAGCCGATTATCGACAACGCACCTGCTGGGTTGATCAATGCGTCCAGTCCTTATCTGTACGGTATGGCGCGTACGGAGCTGGAAAAAGTGGTGCTGATGGGCGTGTGGTTCGAATCGCTGCGGCAGCTGGCACCGTACTGGCAGGTCACGGGTAACTGGATTGGCGTCAGCTTTGATGACCGTAATGCCATGATCGGGGTGAAGCTGGCGGAGCGGTTGAACGTCAAAGTCGGCGACAGCATCACGCTGGTGGGTGATGGCGGGAAGCAGCGGTTGCAGATCAAAGGCATCGTAGAATCCGGCGATGCGACAGACAACATGCTGATTGTAAATCTGGATCTGGCGCAAAAGTGGTTGGATAAAGAGGGCGCGATCAGTAATGCGCTGCTGAGCGTCAGCAACGATCTGGGGCAGGTCGATCGCTTCGCTGCCCAACTTCAGCAGCAGTATCCGCAGTTGGAGATCCGCCCGATCCTGAAGGTGTCGGCGTCGGAAGGCCAGGTGCTGAATAAAATCAAAGGGCTGATGGGGCTGGTATCGGCGGTGATCCTCGTGCTGTCTTCCCTGTGTGTAAACACCACGCTGATGGCGATTGTCGGTGAACGTGCCCGCGAATTTGCGCTACAGAAGGCGCTGGGCGCGAGCGGACGAGACATCATCCGGCAGATGCTGGCCGAAACCGGCATCATCGCACTGGCAGCCGTGGTGTGCGGTTCGCTGCTGGGGTATCTGCTGGCTCAGGTGCTGGGGATGGCGGTATTCAACGCGACGATCTCGCTGCGGTTACCGGTGTTCCCGCTCACGCTGGTGCTATCGTTATTGGTTGCTGCCGTGGCGGCGGTGGTTCCCACTCGGCGGGCGATCTACGTCGAACCAGCCAAAGTCTTGAAAGGAGAGTAG
- a CDS encoding ABC transporter permease codes for MLWRLLRQSWRRNIRRKSLAVLTVFLAAGLISALLAVSIDIGDKMARELKSYGANILIEPAGQAALPALFGERSNPLEGQDFLDEAELPNIKDIFWRNNIVGFAPLLSGDVEIKGQPIAVLGTFFSQPVAVPDEEDYRSGQMTVSPYWQVAGQWPQEPVTTENVAQTLVGKQLAAQTGWKVGDKLALHGAKGDATVEVSGILSSGGDEESRLVMPLATVQSLLGLAGKIQAIRVSALTVPENELSRRARENLEALNAEEYDLWYCTAYVSSIAHQLEEAISGSVVRPIWQVAASEGVVIDKIQLLLAVVTFAALVAAAMGIASLMTSTIMERAKEIGLMKALGARQWQIMLLFYLEAALSGLAGGIAGCVAGWGLAKAIGLMLFGVPLSFAWIVIPCVLVISMLIAIIGTWFPARRIAKLYPVEVLYGR; via the coding sequence ATGCTGTGGCGACTGTTACGTCAGTCCTGGCGCAGAAATATTCGGCGTAAATCGCTGGCGGTGCTGACCGTGTTTTTGGCGGCGGGGTTGATCTCTGCGCTGCTGGCGGTGTCCATCGATATCGGCGACAAAATGGCGCGTGAGCTGAAGTCCTACGGCGCGAATATTTTGATTGAGCCAGCAGGGCAAGCGGCGCTACCCGCGCTGTTTGGCGAACGCAGTAATCCGCTGGAAGGGCAGGATTTCCTCGATGAGGCCGAGCTGCCGAACATCAAAGATATCTTCTGGCGCAATAACATTGTCGGCTTTGCGCCGCTGCTGAGCGGCGATGTCGAGATCAAGGGACAGCCGATTGCCGTGCTGGGCACCTTCTTTTCTCAGCCTGTTGCGGTGCCGGATGAAGAAGACTATCGCTCGGGACAAATGACCGTTAGCCCCTACTGGCAGGTGGCGGGGCAGTGGCCGCAGGAACCGGTGACGACGGAAAATGTGGCGCAGACGCTGGTAGGAAAACAGCTGGCGGCGCAAACGGGCTGGAAAGTCGGGGATAAACTCGCCTTGCACGGTGCAAAAGGGGACGCAACGGTAGAGGTTAGCGGCATTCTGAGCAGCGGCGGTGATGAAGAAAGCCGTCTGGTGATGCCGCTGGCAACAGTGCAATCGCTGTTGGGGCTGGCTGGTAAAATTCAGGCCATCCGCGTGTCAGCGCTGACCGTGCCGGAAAATGAACTGTCGCGGCGGGCGCGGGAAAATCTGGAAGCGCTGAATGCCGAAGAGTATGACCTCTGGTACTGCACCGCGTATGTCTCTTCGATTGCGCACCAGTTGGAAGAAGCGATTTCTGGCTCGGTGGTACGTCCTATCTGGCAGGTCGCCGCGTCGGAAGGCGTGGTGATCGACAAGATCCAACTGCTTCTGGCAGTGGTGACCTTCGCCGCGCTGGTGGCGGCAGCGATGGGGATTGCCTCGCTGATGACGAGCACCATTATGGAACGAGCAAAAGAGATCGGGCTGATGAAAGCGCTAGGCGCGCGCCAGTGGCAGATCATGCTGCTGTTTTATCTCGAAGCCGCGCTGAGCGGTCTGGCTGGTGGTATCGCGGGCTGTGTTGCAGGCTGGGGGTTGGCGAAAGCCATTGGCCTGATGCTGTTCGGCGTACCGCTGAGTTTTGCGTGGATCGTTATCCCCTGTGTGTTGGTGATCTCGATGCTGATTGCCATCATCGGAACGTGGTTCCCGGCGCGCCGGATCGCCAAACTGTATCCGGTGGAGGTGCTGTATGGGCGCTAA
- a CDS encoding Fe-S-containing protein, which translates to MNFFITTLQSFLPIALLLGLNWSHRSTPTVKSLGWITLLALFAGTFIGVHFPNGQAFLLGFTALQALALILFLACQCFSHPRLGYLWQALLVAGAAVQWGNDPNLTALTTTHVVNTDLLLNFSAVLLAFGWLVFCAALCGMITRRIRLLRWPLLALLVALLLLPISGNLLLLLMKLQALGLTKPRLSYVAHVTNSAYLLNYLSALFMAVLAAGLVWPLRHAHRQMLATHEAIEKRKATAGYRTLRRTLLATVTALLVVVLAQLYWDKVASQPPRLSEAQPVTLAADGKVHIPIEQVRDGKLHRFVWIADDGKTVRFFIINRYPDRLRLGVVFDACLLCGDQGYVMEGNQVICVACGVHIFIPSIGKAGGCNPVPIEGWSNDDNELVIGRASLAAGTNYFSTVVSMDVIDPVDGSKLTNVNAEHKYRYGGKTYFFSSEANYNRFRESPAKFATAKAAAGEQAEEE; encoded by the coding sequence ATGAATTTTTTTATCACGACCCTCCAATCCTTCCTGCCGATAGCGCTATTGCTAGGGCTGAACTGGAGCCATCGCTCCACGCCGACAGTCAAATCGCTGGGTTGGATCACGCTGCTGGCGCTGTTTGCCGGGACGTTTATTGGCGTGCATTTTCCTAACGGGCAAGCGTTTCTGCTGGGATTTACGGCGCTTCAAGCGCTTGCCTTGATCCTGTTCCTGGCCTGTCAGTGTTTTTCCCACCCGCGTCTTGGCTATCTGTGGCAGGCGCTGTTGGTAGCGGGAGCGGCGGTGCAGTGGGGCAACGATCCCAATCTGACCGCGCTGACAACCACCCATGTGGTGAATACCGATCTGCTGCTGAATTTCAGCGCGGTGCTGCTGGCGTTTGGCTGGCTGGTGTTCTGTGCCGCGCTGTGCGGCATGATTACGCGCCGCATTCGTTTACTGCGCTGGCCGCTTCTGGCGCTGTTGGTTGCACTTCTGCTGTTGCCGATAAGCGGTAATCTGCTGCTGCTGTTGATGAAATTACAGGCGCTGGGGCTCACCAAGCCGCGTCTGAGCTATGTGGCGCACGTCACCAACAGCGCGTATTTATTAAATTACCTCAGCGCATTGTTCATGGCGGTGTTGGCTGCCGGGCTGGTTTGGCCGCTGCGGCATGCGCATCGCCAGATGTTGGCCACGCATGAGGCGATTGAAAAGCGTAAAGCGACAGCAGGCTATCGCACGCTGCGCCGCACGTTGTTGGCAACGGTCACCGCGTTATTGGTGGTGGTGTTGGCCCAGCTTTATTGGGACAAGGTCGCGTCGCAACCGCCTCGTCTGTCTGAAGCACAGCCCGTGACGCTGGCGGCCGATGGCAAAGTGCATATTCCGATTGAGCAAGTGCGTGATGGCAAGCTGCATCGCTTCGTGTGGATTGCCGATGACGGCAAGACCGTGCGCTTTTTCATCATTAACCGCTATCCCGACCGCCTGCGTCTTGGCGTAGTGTTTGACGCCTGCCTGCTGTGCGGCGATCAGGGCTACGTGATGGAAGGCAATCAGGTGATTTGTGTCGCCTGCGGCGTGCATATTTTCATTCCTTCTATCGGGAAGGCGGGCGGCTGTAATCCGGTGCCGATTGAAGGCTGGAGCAACGACGATAATGAGCTGGTGATTGGGCGAGCCTCACTGGCGGCAGGCACGAATTACTTCTCGACGGTGGTGTCGATGGACGTTATCGATCCGGTTGATGGCTCCAAACTGACCAACGTGAATGCGGAACATAAATATCGCTACGGCGGTAAAACGTACTTCTTCTCGTCGGAGGCCAACTACAACCGCTTCCGCGAAAGTCCCGCGAAATTTGCCACTGCCAAAGCGGCGGCTGGCGAGCAGGCTGAGGAGGAATAA
- a CDS encoding iron transporter, with product MKRQKSLIAGAVIAGIFTAPAALAFKEYPAGEPVSMNEMEIAAVYLQPIDMEPRGMGLPAAKADIHLEADIHAAEGNKNGFGAGEWMPFLTIAYTLTNTDTGAKQEGTFMPMVASDGPHYGANIKMMGVGNYKVTYHIDPPSKAGMHRHTDGETGVGRWWKPFDVSFDFKYVGLE from the coding sequence ATGAAGAGGCAAAAAAGTCTGATTGCGGGTGCCGTTATTGCCGGTATTTTCACTGCACCTGCCGCGCTGGCGTTTAAAGAATACCCAGCGGGTGAGCCGGTTTCCATGAACGAAATGGAAATTGCCGCTGTTTATCTGCAACCTATCGACATGGAACCGCGTGGCATGGGCCTGCCTGCCGCGAAAGCGGACATCCATCTGGAAGCCGATATCCACGCCGCTGAAGGTAACAAGAATGGCTTCGGTGCCGGTGAGTGGATGCCGTTCCTGACCATCGCGTACACCCTGACTAACACCGATACCGGTGCGAAGCAGGAAGGCACCTTCATGCCGATGGTTGCCAGCGATGGCCCGCACTACGGCGCGAACATCAAAATGATGGGCGTGGGCAACTACAAAGTGACTTACCACATCGATCCGCCATCAAAAGCTGGTATGCACCGTCACACTGATGGTGAAACGGGCGTAGGCCGCTGGTGGAAACCGTTTGATGTCAGCTTTGACTTCAAATACGTCGGCTTAGAATAA